One Cryobacterium roopkundense genomic region harbors:
- the gcvT gene encoding glycine cleavage system aminomethyltransferase GcvT, whose translation MTSVDPHAEARFSPLHQAHVELGASFTDFAGWQMPVRYSSDLAEHHAVRTTAGIFDLSHMAEIRVTGPDAGTYLDYAFAGQLSAIALMQAKYSLLLNEAGGIIDDVVVYRLGDAEYLVVANAGNRFPAVAAMQARAARFDVTVVDESDDVALIAVQGPNARTILNKTAGFAAGGDMITLRYYRAMNGAFNGTSLFIARTGYTGEDGFEVYVPVAQALALWEAIVSAGEAHGLVPAGLASRDTLRLEAGMPLYGHELSLSTFPAQAGLGRVVNLAKDTDFIGRAASEEGPSATAPVLVGLIAQGKRAGRAGYGIYSSTDATEPAGEITSGALSPTLGYPIAMAYVTPALARLGTEVYMDVRGTRIPATVASLPFYSRKK comes from the coding sequence ATGACCTCGGTCGACCCCCACGCGGAAGCGCGATTCTCACCCCTGCACCAGGCTCACGTCGAACTCGGCGCCAGCTTCACCGACTTTGCCGGTTGGCAAATGCCCGTGCGGTATTCGAGCGATCTCGCCGAGCACCACGCTGTGCGCACCACCGCCGGCATCTTCGATCTCTCCCACATGGCGGAGATCCGCGTCACCGGCCCCGATGCCGGAACGTACCTCGACTACGCCTTCGCCGGTCAGCTCTCCGCCATCGCCCTGATGCAGGCCAAGTACAGCCTGCTGCTCAACGAGGCAGGCGGCATCATCGACGACGTCGTCGTGTACCGCCTCGGCGACGCCGAGTACCTGGTTGTCGCCAACGCCGGAAACAGATTCCCGGCCGTCGCAGCAATGCAGGCCCGCGCGGCTCGCTTCGACGTGACAGTCGTCGATGAGAGCGACGACGTGGCGCTCATCGCGGTGCAGGGGCCGAACGCCCGCACGATCCTCAACAAAACCGCGGGCTTCGCGGCCGGCGGCGACATGATCACCCTGCGTTACTACCGGGCAATGAACGGCGCATTTAACGGAACATCGCTGTTCATCGCTCGCACCGGTTACACGGGCGAAGACGGCTTCGAGGTGTACGTGCCGGTAGCCCAGGCGCTCGCGCTCTGGGAGGCCATCGTCTCCGCCGGAGAGGCGCACGGTCTCGTGCCCGCCGGGCTCGCAAGCCGCGACACGCTTCGACTCGAGGCCGGCATGCCGCTGTACGGCCACGAGCTCAGCCTCAGCACCTTTCCGGCCCAGGCCGGACTCGGTCGCGTCGTTAACCTCGCGAAAGACACCGACTTCATCGGCCGGGCCGCGAGCGAGGAAGGCCCGAGCGCCACGGCGCCAGTGCTCGTCGGCCTGATCGCGCAGGGCAAGCGGGCCGGCCGCGCCGGCTACGGTATCTACTCCAGCACGGATGCGACCGAACCAGCGGGCGAAATCACCAGCGGTGCCCTCTCGCCGACCCTCGGTTATCCCATTGCCATGGCCTACGTCACGCCTGCCTTGGCCCGTCTCGGCACAGAGGTCTACATGGACGTGCGGGGCACCCGCATTCCCGCCACCGTCGCCTCTCTCCCCTTTTACTCGCGCAAGAAGTAG
- a CDS encoding IPT/TIG domain-containing protein codes for MKKLAMTLSSQTVALTDGKGTLTASVTNASAAPERVVLGAFPVGVPNSLPGSTGATIEEPLRTIDPGATVQYEVAFDTTGALPGTYQVKLIPYSADEAPEDYAELGFVVQLVVPEVAPVVVRKFPWWIVAVVAAVVIIGGGVTAFILTRPPEVTPALTSFTPSQGGVEGGTIVLLTGQFGESTIVTVGETSVSTTKVSDTQVTFSTPPAAQAGQVPLLVESGGSQLGVAIFEYVAPQATGGGVIVDDFCIFNPTACVFFEEKQFLEKFDTGEILPNLNGIDINQ; via the coding sequence ATGAAGAAACTGGCCATGACGCTCAGCTCGCAAACCGTTGCGCTGACCGACGGAAAAGGAACGCTCACCGCATCGGTGACGAATGCCTCGGCCGCGCCCGAGCGCGTGGTGCTGGGGGCATTCCCCGTGGGTGTGCCGAACAGCCTTCCCGGCTCGACAGGCGCAACGATCGAGGAGCCGCTGCGCACGATCGATCCCGGGGCCACAGTGCAATACGAGGTCGCCTTCGACACGACAGGGGCGCTGCCCGGCACCTACCAAGTGAAGCTCATTCCCTACAGCGCGGACGAGGCCCCCGAAGATTACGCCGAGCTCGGATTCGTCGTGCAGCTCGTGGTGCCGGAGGTCGCGCCCGTGGTGGTGAGGAAGTTCCCCTGGTGGATCGTGGCCGTTGTTGCGGCCGTGGTGATCATCGGCGGCGGAGTGACGGCCTTTATCCTTACCCGTCCGCCCGAGGTCACGCCTGCGCTCACGTCTTTCACTCCATCGCAGGGCGGTGTGGAGGGAGGCACTATCGTCTTGCTGACCGGTCAATTCGGTGAGTCGACTATCGTCACCGTGGGGGAGACGAGCGTGTCGACCACGAAGGTGAGCGACACGCAGGTGACATTCAGCACGCCGCCCGCGGCGCAGGCCGGCCAGGTGCCACTCCTCGTCGAGAGCGGGGGCTCACAGCTCGGTGTGGCCATCTTCGAGTATGTCGCTCCGCAGGCCACCGGGGGCGGTGTTATCGTCGACGACTTCTGCATTTTCAATCCGACCGCCTGCGTCTTCTTCGAGGAAAAGCAGTTCCTGGAGAAGTTCGACACCGGTGAGATACTGCCCAACCTGAACGGAATCGACATCAATCAGTAG
- a CDS encoding phage tail protein: MPRPVLPETEPSEALLLGILPEVFQVSAVRSAPLRALIAVTADLQTPVLDVLDAVDTLVHPYRAPEQLVPYLASWVDLDWLTGPTPGGSGVDPARQRDLVANAADLSARRGTPAGLARFLQLATGVGGFGVVDDPGAFHVVVHIPADAAGQVDLVHRIVGVMKPAHITHDLVVDSAPPSLSDGSSHERE, encoded by the coding sequence ATGCCTAGGCCTGTGTTGCCCGAAACCGAGCCATCCGAGGCCCTGCTCCTCGGCATCCTGCCGGAGGTCTTTCAGGTGTCCGCCGTGCGGAGTGCGCCGTTGCGGGCGCTGATCGCCGTCACGGCAGACTTGCAGACGCCGGTTCTTGACGTGCTCGATGCGGTCGACACTCTCGTGCACCCGTACCGGGCCCCGGAGCAGCTCGTGCCCTACCTCGCCAGCTGGGTGGACCTCGATTGGCTGACGGGTCCGACGCCCGGCGGATCCGGGGTCGACCCGGCTCGGCAGCGAGACCTCGTCGCCAATGCCGCAGACCTGTCGGCCCGCCGCGGCACACCCGCCGGACTCGCCAGATTTCTGCAACTCGCTACGGGCGTCGGCGGTTTCGGCGTTGTCGACGATCCCGGGGCCTTTCACGTGGTCGTGCATATCCCCGCGGATGCCGCTGGCCAGGTCGACCTAGTGCACCGGATTGTCGGCGTCATGAAGCCGGCCCACATCACGCACGATCTCGTGGTCGACTCCGCACCGCCGAGCCTGTCAGACGGGAGCAGCCATGAGCGAGAGTAA
- a CDS encoding baseplate J/gp47 family protein, which yields MSIPVPNLDDRTFVELIDSARDRIRQLDPEWTDLSVHDPGIVLVEAFAHLTDLLMYRLNRVPEKLYAVYLNLLGTAVYPPSAATVTLEFTRAAGDGPEVLIPRGTQVSPPPGVPGVALPVFSTLADTVLAAGATSVTVEAADSTPVEAVLLGVGTGRPGQIFTLPSSPAVAGPGLSIGIEFPSGSPLASGEAVLVDGMPFRFCREVEAFADAEDGEPVVRVDRSSGTVIFAWWSERAAGGTDARDQFIAPVPAVPAPGAQVRAWFRSGGGERGNVAAGTLTVLRSSLPGLRVSNPAPATGGRDQEPLEDALRRAPQDFQSRDRAVTGRDYEVLAARHGGVARAHALTRREVWAFASPGEVEVVLVPQIPLGNRTNGGISLDQLGAQARDNVRAEVDRYLRDRATIGATPVVRWALYKQVLVDARVVVRPDEDPVAVRERIVRRLGEAINPLPNGTAGSAGGIGFGFGFGRALRASNLYRAMEESEPGVQYVERVRLELDKVPDTDATSLIQAEGQTGTWFVAQGDTLFRTTNFGDGWEACAQFAGEDVRAIVPFRVGQGASTTHPGMVAVATDAGDGSRVYVSDDLGESWLRRAELGFTLADLAWVDRLGSPVLLLAGEKGLYELAHNEGAIPVQNLVDPAQPDRGFYAIDSFTDVRGQTGVIITAEAAAGVWMSPTAGAPESFKRVRAAGEDIRCLAVQYDGPATYLWLGRAVPEGTGTGCARLRIDDLARTTFDAALMASWEELGAGWGGGSCWGVHVTGDAAYAATQSGGVLRLPLSAGQKRVWDQRDVNCGLPLRDRARFQPVRSVSGALGADGVPLVLGAGPEGIFRSTDEADTWSTCTARNVDTFITLPPTWLFCSGEHRIEVVRANA from the coding sequence ATGAGCATTCCTGTGCCCAATCTCGACGACCGCACCTTCGTCGAGCTCATCGACAGTGCACGCGACCGTATTCGCCAGCTGGATCCGGAGTGGACCGATCTCTCGGTGCATGACCCGGGCATCGTGCTCGTGGAAGCCTTCGCCCACCTCACCGACCTGCTTATGTATCGCCTCAATCGGGTGCCTGAAAAGCTTTATGCCGTCTACCTCAATCTGCTGGGTACCGCCGTGTACCCGCCGAGCGCGGCCACGGTCACTCTCGAGTTCACCCGCGCCGCCGGGGACGGGCCGGAAGTGCTGATCCCGCGCGGCACACAGGTGAGCCCGCCGCCTGGAGTGCCCGGTGTCGCGCTGCCGGTATTCAGTACCCTCGCCGACACGGTGCTCGCAGCCGGAGCGACGAGCGTCACCGTCGAAGCGGCGGATTCGACGCCGGTCGAGGCCGTCCTCCTCGGGGTCGGCACGGGGCGACCCGGTCAGATCTTTACCCTGCCCAGCTCGCCGGCGGTCGCGGGACCGGGGCTGAGCATCGGAATTGAGTTCCCCTCCGGGTCGCCGCTCGCCAGCGGCGAAGCGGTGCTTGTGGACGGAATGCCCTTCCGTTTTTGCCGCGAGGTCGAGGCCTTCGCGGACGCAGAGGACGGCGAGCCCGTGGTGCGCGTCGACCGATCTTCTGGCACCGTCATTTTCGCTTGGTGGAGCGAGCGGGCAGCGGGCGGAACCGATGCTCGAGATCAATTCATTGCACCGGTTCCAGCCGTTCCCGCACCCGGTGCCCAGGTGCGAGCCTGGTTTCGAAGCGGTGGAGGCGAGCGTGGAAACGTTGCGGCGGGCACCCTGACCGTTCTGCGCAGCTCCCTTCCGGGTCTTCGGGTGAGCAACCCTGCGCCCGCGACCGGAGGCCGCGATCAGGAGCCACTCGAGGATGCGTTGCGCAGGGCGCCGCAGGACTTTCAGTCCCGAGATCGAGCGGTGACCGGCCGCGACTACGAGGTGCTTGCCGCCAGGCATGGCGGGGTTGCGCGGGCTCATGCCCTCACGAGGCGCGAGGTGTGGGCTTTTGCGAGTCCGGGTGAGGTTGAGGTCGTTCTCGTGCCGCAGATTCCCCTCGGCAACCGAACTAATGGGGGAATCTCCCTCGACCAACTCGGAGCGCAGGCTCGCGACAACGTGCGGGCCGAGGTCGACCGCTACCTTCGCGATCGCGCGACCATCGGCGCCACCCCCGTGGTCCGCTGGGCCCTCTACAAGCAAGTGCTCGTCGACGCGAGGGTGGTCGTTCGTCCCGACGAGGATCCGGTCGCGGTCAGGGAGAGGATCGTGCGCAGACTGGGCGAGGCGATCAACCCGCTTCCCAACGGAACGGCAGGCAGCGCGGGCGGCATCGGCTTCGGTTTCGGGTTCGGGCGCGCGCTGCGTGCTTCCAACCTCTACCGGGCAATGGAGGAATCCGAGCCCGGCGTGCAGTACGTGGAACGCGTGCGGCTCGAACTGGACAAGGTGCCCGACACCGACGCGACCTCCCTCATCCAGGCCGAAGGCCAGACCGGCACGTGGTTTGTCGCCCAAGGCGACACTCTCTTTCGCACCACCAACTTCGGGGACGGCTGGGAGGCCTGTGCGCAGTTCGCGGGAGAAGACGTGCGCGCGATAGTTCCTTTCCGGGTGGGGCAGGGCGCATCTACCACGCATCCGGGCATGGTCGCCGTGGCAACGGATGCCGGCGACGGCTCACGCGTCTATGTGAGCGACGACCTCGGTGAGAGTTGGCTGCGACGCGCAGAACTCGGGTTCACGCTCGCCGATCTCGCCTGGGTGGACCGGCTCGGCAGCCCGGTGCTCCTGCTCGCCGGAGAAAAGGGCCTCTATGAGCTCGCTCACAACGAGGGCGCCATCCCGGTGCAGAACCTCGTCGATCCGGCGCAGCCGGACCGCGGCTTCTATGCCATCGATTCGTTCACCGATGTGCGCGGCCAGACCGGGGTCATCATCACGGCGGAGGCTGCCGCCGGAGTGTGGATGTCACCCACGGCGGGCGCACCGGAATCCTTCAAGCGCGTGCGCGCGGCGGGGGAAGACATCCGCTGCCTGGCCGTGCAATACGACGGTCCAGCCACGTACCTGTGGCTGGGTCGCGCGGTGCCGGAGGGTACGGGCACCGGGTGCGCTCGGCTGCGCATCGATGACCTCGCCCGCACCACGTTCGATGCTGCCCTGATGGCCTCGTGGGAAGAACTGGGCGCGGGGTGGGGCGGCGGCAGTTGCTGGGGCGTGCATGTGACGGGTGACGCCGCCTACGCCGCCACTCAGAGTGGTGGAGTGTTGCGGCTGCCGCTTTCGGCGGGGCAGAAACGCGTCTGGGACCAGCGTGATGTCAACTGCGGCCTGCCTCTTCGGGACCGGGCGAGGTTCCAACCGGTGCGGTCGGTTTCGGGTGCCCTGGGTGCCGACGGCGTGCCGCTCGTGCTCGGCGCCGGGCCGGAGGGAATCTTCCGCTCGACGGATGAAGCCGACACCTGGAGCACCTGCACGGCCAGAAACGTCGATACCTTCATCACCCTGCCGCCGACCTGGCTGTTCTGTTCGGGGGAACATCGCATCGAGGTGGTGCGCGCCAATGCCTAG